Proteins encoded together in one Streptomyces sp. B1I3 window:
- the ligD gene encoding non-homologous end-joining DNA ligase, with protein MTSLPRFAPMLATPGTLPAPAADDQWAYEVKQDGQRAVVYLPGDGSVELRARSGTDITAAYPDLTALGAALGGVPAVLDGEIVALDGQGRSDFERLQSRMGLSGSPAKAAHMAERVPAHLVLFDALHLRGASLVPLPYSERRAALEALGLDGPRWSTPAVVVGHGAQALDMTREAGLEGLVAKRLSSVYEPGVRARTWIKIRHARTVDVIVGGWVPGRGRLGGLPGALLVGERHEGGLRYAGSVGTGWSDAERTTLAELLRVAAVGTCPFDEVPQVAGARWVLPRLVGEVRYATRTRAGKLRHPSWHRLRPDLAPDDLG; from the coding sequence ATGACCTCTCTGCCCCGTTTCGCCCCCATGCTCGCGACCCCCGGCACCCTGCCGGCCCCGGCCGCCGACGACCAGTGGGCGTACGAGGTCAAGCAGGACGGCCAGCGGGCCGTGGTCTATCTGCCGGGCGACGGCTCCGTGGAGCTGCGCGCCCGGTCCGGGACGGACATCACGGCGGCCTACCCGGACCTCACGGCGCTCGGGGCGGCGCTCGGCGGCGTACCGGCGGTGCTGGACGGTGAGATCGTCGCGCTGGACGGTCAGGGGCGCAGTGACTTCGAGCGGCTCCAGTCCCGGATGGGCCTGTCCGGGTCTCCCGCGAAGGCCGCCCACATGGCGGAACGGGTCCCCGCCCACCTGGTCCTGTTCGACGCCCTGCACCTGCGGGGAGCGAGCTTGGTGCCGCTGCCCTACAGCGAGCGGCGGGCAGCCCTGGAAGCGCTCGGGCTCGACGGGCCGCGCTGGTCCACACCCGCGGTGGTCGTCGGCCACGGCGCGCAGGCCCTGGACATGACGCGGGAGGCCGGTCTTGAGGGCCTCGTCGCGAAGCGGCTGAGCTCCGTGTACGAGCCCGGGGTCCGGGCCCGTACGTGGATCAAGATCCGCCACGCCCGCACCGTCGACGTGATCGTCGGCGGCTGGGTGCCCGGCCGCGGGCGGCTGGGCGGTCTGCCCGGGGCCCTGCTGGTCGGTGAGCGCCATGAGGGCGGTCTGCGGTACGCGGGCAGCGTCGGCACGGGGTGGAGCGACGCCGAGCGCACCACGCTCGCCGAACTGCTCCGGGTCGCCGCGGTCGGCACGTGCCCGTTCGACGAGGTGCCCCAGGTCGCGGGCGCCCGGTGGGTGCTGCCGCGGCTGGTCGGCGAGGTGCGGTACGCGACCCGGACCAGGGCGGGGAAGCTGCGCCACCCCTCCTGGCACCGGTTGCGGCCCGATCTGGCGCCCGACGACCTCGGGTGA
- a CDS encoding carbohydrate kinase family protein, translating into MDYDVLVIGGSGIDTIVRVDALEVPDGDSVGVPPIHDYVAHTGNGVALGFHALERRTKFIDYLGDDHLGRRILERYASVGLDFDHLTAPAGTPRSVNLVDAEGRRFSFYDGRHPEDLLMPAAFYGPHLDRARHVHVSRSAFTRDVFAEAHRRGVTVSTDLHAWDGADPSAHPWAYGADFVFLSAATVKDRVGDVLRQILARGRARIVVATDGANGCFVLERENSGEVRHFPAVRPELPVIDSNGAGDGFLTAFLHTLLDGGGIEQCVRAGSVSGAFACGHHGTHEVQIGREELAKACARVGGQPEKVLP; encoded by the coding sequence GTGGACTACGACGTCCTGGTCATCGGCGGTTCCGGCATCGACACGATCGTGCGGGTCGACGCCCTCGAGGTGCCCGACGGCGACTCCGTCGGAGTACCGCCCATCCATGACTACGTGGCCCACACGGGCAACGGCGTGGCACTGGGATTCCACGCGCTGGAGCGGCGGACGAAGTTCATCGACTACCTCGGGGACGACCATCTCGGCCGGCGGATCCTCGAACGCTACGCCTCGGTGGGCCTGGACTTCGATCATCTGACCGCGCCCGCGGGTACACCGCGCAGCGTCAACCTCGTCGACGCGGAGGGCCGCCGCTTCTCGTTCTACGACGGCCGGCATCCCGAGGACCTCCTCATGCCCGCCGCGTTCTACGGCCCCCACCTCGACCGCGCCCGTCACGTCCACGTGTCGCGTTCCGCCTTCACACGCGACGTCTTCGCCGAGGCCCACCGCCGTGGCGTGACCGTCTCGACGGACCTGCACGCGTGGGACGGGGCGGACCCGTCGGCCCACCCGTGGGCCTACGGGGCCGACTTCGTCTTCCTGAGCGCGGCCACGGTGAAGGACCGGGTGGGCGACGTGCTGCGGCAGATCCTGGCGCGGGGCCGGGCCCGGATCGTGGTGGCCACGGACGGCGCCAACGGGTGTTTCGTGCTGGAGCGGGAGAACTCCGGCGAGGTACGGCACTTCCCCGCCGTGCGGCCGGAGCTGCCCGTGATCGACAGCAACGGCGCGGGGGACGGGTTCCTCACCGCGTTCCTGCACACCCTGCTCGACGGTGGCGGCATCGAGCAGTGCGTACGCGCCGGGTCGGTCTCCGGCGCCTTCGCCTGCGGCCACCACGGGACCCATGAGGTCCAGATCGGGCGCGAGGAACTGGCGAAGGCCTGCGCCCGGGTGGGTGGTCAACCTGAGAAAGTGCTGCCATGA